In Aliarcobacter faecis, a genomic segment contains:
- a CDS encoding B12-binding domain-containing radical SAM protein, with the protein MIEEKNIILTTLNSRFSHSSLSLRYLFANLKELKDSAKILEFVINSQNQTIVEEILLYKPKIVGISTYIWNASDVAQIVKYIKLISPNTIVILGGPEISHLPHRVDFESADYFIFGEGEVSLYNLCKNILGGIRPKDKIIQAKPVEFDKIALPYDYYTDFDIKNRHIYIESSRGCPFTCEFCLSSIDSTMRYLPIDVFLNEIDKLWNRGARNYKFIDRTFNLKISYAKAILEYFLAKDEDCFLHFEVIPDNFPQELRELLKQFKAGSLQLEVGIQTLNLEVAKNINRNLRIDKIKDNLAFLDKETKAHVHIDLIVGLPSENIESFSANLDLLYTLSSGEIQIGILKKLSGTTLNRHDEIYGMVYNPNPPYDILRNNLIDFSLMQDMKRFARFWDIVYNSGNFIKTSKLLFKDGKIFDNFFDFSKWIYKRSESTHKISLDRVAEYLFEYLSKMYDEELIIKTILDDVMVIDGRKIPPFLKKYKKYEKDFIQIEQNKSNKRQILRKENNE; encoded by the coding sequence ATGATAGAAGAGAAAAATATAATTTTAACAACCTTAAACTCAAGATTTTCACATTCAAGTTTATCTTTAAGATACCTTTTTGCAAACTTAAAAGAGCTAAAAGATAGTGCAAAAATCTTAGAGTTTGTAATAAATAGTCAAAACCAAACAATAGTTGAAGAGATTTTACTTTATAAACCAAAAATTGTAGGAATTTCTACATATATTTGGAATGCTAGTGATGTAGCACAAATTGTCAAATATATAAAATTGATTAGTCCTAATACTATTGTAATTTTAGGTGGTCCAGAGATTAGTCATCTTCCACATAGAGTTGATTTTGAAAGTGCAGACTATTTTATATTTGGAGAGGGTGAAGTATCTTTATATAATTTATGTAAAAATATTTTAGGTGGAATTAGACCAAAAGATAAAATAATTCAGGCAAAACCAGTAGAGTTTGATAAAATTGCACTTCCTTATGACTACTATACAGATTTTGATATAAAAAATAGACATATTTATATAGAAAGTAGTAGAGGTTGTCCTTTTACTTGTGAGTTTTGTTTATCCTCTATTGATTCAACTATGAGATATTTGCCCATTGATGTTTTTCTAAATGAGATTGATAAATTATGGAATAGGGGTGCAAGGAACTATAAATTTATAGATAGAACTTTTAATCTAAAAATATCTTATGCAAAAGCTATTTTAGAATATTTCTTAGCAAAAGATGAGGATTGTTTTTTACATTTTGAGGTAATTCCTGATAACTTCCCTCAAGAGCTAAGAGAGCTTTTAAAACAGTTTAAGGCTGGAAGTTTACAACTTGAAGTTGGTATTCAAACTTTAAATTTAGAGGTTGCAAAAAATATAAATAGAAATTTAAGAATTGATAAAATAAAAGATAATCTTGCTTTTTTAGATAAAGAGACAAAAGCACATGTTCATATAGATTTAATTGTAGGACTTCCTAGTGAGAATATAGAGAGTTTTAGTGCAAATTTAGATTTACTTTATACATTAAGTAGTGGTGAAATACAAATAGGAATTTTAAAGAAACTTTCAGGAACTACATTAAATAGGCATGATGAAATTTATGGAATGGTTTATAATCCAAATCCACCTTATGATATTTTGAGAAATAATCTTATAGATTTCTCACTTATGCAAGATATGAAAAGATTTGCTAGGTTTTGGGATATTGTTTACAATAGTGGAAATTTTATAAAAACTTCTAAACTTCTTTTTAAAGATGGAAAGATTTTTGATAATTTCTTTGATTTTTCTAAATGGATTTATAAAAGAAGTGAAAGTACACATAAAATTTCACTTGATAGAGTTGCAGAATACTTATTTGAGTATTTAAGTAAAATGTATGATGAAGAGCTAATCATAAAAACAATTTTAGATGATGTTATGGTAATAGATGGAAGAAAAATCCCACCATTTTTGAAAAAGTATAAAAAATATGAGAAAGATTTTATACAAATAGAACAGAATAAATCGAATAAAAGACAAATTTTAAGAAAGGAAAATAATGAATAA
- a CDS encoding DUF481 domain-containing protein codes for MNKKILIFALLYSSLHAETKVENRAELSYVNSSGNTNTSSLNGSILTEVNFGDREVKAKANIFRSKDNNEKSANKYELDVDYNHMIGDRLYTYMGVYYINDEFSDYDSRLNIGPGLGYKFIYTDDELLDIQGGLDYAVDKFEDGSKDEYVAPRTELNYKYKIKENIEFKQMLSYLVSMEDSKKYFFTSETGVAVKMVENLSLGANYRLDYVNQTEKKKLDRKFLTSLIYDF; via the coding sequence ATGAATAAAAAAATATTGATTTTTGCACTTTTATATTCTAGTTTACATGCTGAAACTAAAGTAGAAAATCGTGCAGAACTATCTTATGTAAATAGTAGTGGGAATACAAATACTAGTTCTCTAAATGGATCTATTTTAACTGAAGTAAATTTTGGTGATAGAGAGGTAAAAGCAAAAGCTAATATCTTTAGAAGTAAAGATAATAATGAAAAATCAGCAAATAAATATGAATTAGATGTAGATTATAATCATATGATAGGAGATAGACTTTATACTTATATGGGAGTTTATTATATAAATGATGAATTTTCTGATTATGATTCAAGATTAAATATTGGACCTGGACTTGGATATAAATTTATCTATACAGATGATGAACTTTTAGATATTCAAGGTGGACTTGATTATGCGGTTGATAAGTTTGAAGATGGTAGTAAAGATGAATATGTTGCTCCAAGAACAGAACTTAACTATAAATATAAGATTAAAGAAAATATTGAATTCAAACAGATGTTGAGTTATTTGGTCTCAATGGAAGATAGTAAAAAGTATTTCTTTACGAGTGAAACAGGAGTTGCTGTAAAGATGGTTGAGAATCTGTCTTTGGGTGCTAATTATAGATTGGATTATGTAAATCAAACTGAAAAAAAGAAATTAGATAGAAAATTCTTAACTTCTTTAATATATGATTTTTAA
- a CDS encoding DUF808 family protein, whose product MAGILGYLSILADDIGSLAGKTMATTAKSLATSLDDIGLLFDDIATYTKLASIKSSGLLVDDLAAIANFTNETTSEILKKELEKAKSLEELQENIKKLDEKAQKEIIKELEHIREVAILEAKRKAALRELPIVYKIAKGSFINKFIIIPIVLLLSYLAPWAIAPILIIGGAYLAYEGVESILEKFGHHSEDSLDTNSKELSNENFENEKVKSAVKTDFILSFEIIVISLSLLDNSDFITKLIVLICVGVLTTVFVYGIVAFIIKLDDIGFYLQEKKSLLLKRVGNSFVKSMPYIIKTIGILGTIAMLAVGGGIIAHETHILQSFDETIKIIPLGGFFSEILLGAIVGYIVVLIVPIFIKIFKK is encoded by the coding sequence ATGGCTGGAATCTTAGGCTATTTATCTATTTTAGCAGATGATATTGGTTCACTTGCTGGAAAAACTATGGCAACAACTGCAAAATCTCTTGCAACTTCTCTTGATGATATAGGATTACTTTTTGATGATATTGCAACATATACAAAACTCGCTAGTATTAAATCAAGTGGTCTTTTAGTTGATGACTTAGCAGCAATTGCAAACTTTACAAATGAAACAACTTCTGAAATTCTAAAAAAAGAGTTAGAAAAAGCAAAATCTCTTGAAGAGTTACAAGAAAATATAAAAAAATTAGATGAAAAAGCTCAAAAAGAGATTATTAAAGAGCTTGAACATATAAGAGAAGTAGCAATACTTGAAGCAAAGAGAAAAGCAGCTTTAAGAGAGTTACCAATAGTTTATAAAATTGCTAAAGGGAGTTTTATAAATAAATTTATCATTATTCCTATCGTTTTACTTTTAAGCTATCTTGCACCTTGGGCCATTGCACCTATTTTAATCATTGGTGGAGCATATTTAGCCTATGAGGGAGTTGAAAGTATTTTAGAAAAATTTGGGCATCATAGTGAAGATAGCCTAGATACTAATTCAAAAGAACTTTCAAACGAAAACTTCGAAAATGAAAAAGTAAAAAGTGCTGTAAAAACTGATTTTATCTTATCTTTTGAAATTATAGTAATAAGTTTAAGCCTACTTGATAATAGTGATTTTATAACTAAACTTATAGTTTTAATCTGTGTTGGAGTTTTAACTACAGTTTTTGTTTATGGAATTGTTGCTTTTATTATAAAACTTGATGATATTGGTTTTTATCTACAAGAGAAAAAAAGTTTGCTTCTAAAAAGAGTTGGGAATAGTTTTGTAAAATCTATGCCTTATATAATAAAAACTATTGGTATTTTAGGAACTATTGCTATGCTTGCAGTAGGTGGTGGGATAATTGCTCATGAAACACATATTTTACAATCTTTTGATGAAACTATAAAAATTATTCCTCTTGGTGGATTTTTTAGTGAAATATTATTAGGTGCAATTGTTGGTTATATTGTAGTTTTAATAGTACCAATATTTATTAAAATATTTAAAAAATAA
- a CDS encoding polysaccharide deacetylase family protein — MFYFYRNFLILIYLSINLFSNDEFYTISICSNQYYKDAVYCKDSLLKEHKYDITITKEKGNLYRTNYGIFSSKQEAIDIKESLDDNLKKYHPFILKLDNQISKFELYEIYPINQKVKNIKQKMPKVAFLTFDDGPLKATKNIIEVINEENIPITMFFIGSQINSFKTIYEEALSFSNITIANHTYSHANNRYKKFYSDPILVVEDIKNANSIISKDRVSKTSSAFLPVRLAGRNVFRLPNIQRDDNMIPFPQRETEIIGYDNIFKEGYYIYGWDLEWPYESNGKPMQTAEEIFEKMEKIYKNNSSIKENKVILLMHDFMFSQKFNGKENLQTLIQLLKDNDWSFENIENY; from the coding sequence GTGTTTTACTTCTATCGTAATTTTTTAATTTTAATCTATTTATCAATAAATCTATTTTCAAATGATGAATTTTATACAATATCTATTTGTAGCAATCAATACTATAAAGATGCTGTTTATTGTAAAGATAGCTTACTAAAAGAGCATAAATATGATATTACTATTACAAAAGAAAAAGGGAATTTATATAGAACAAACTATGGAATCTTTAGTTCAAAACAAGAAGCTATTGATATAAAAGAGAGTTTAGATGATAATCTAAAAAAATATCATCCATTTATCTTAAAATTAGATAATCAAATTTCAAAATTTGAGTTATATGAGATTTATCCAATAAACCAAAAAGTAAAAAATATAAAACAAAAAATGCCAAAAGTGGCATTTTTAACTTTTGATGATGGTCCACTAAAAGCAACAAAAAATATTATTGAAGTTATAAATGAAGAGAATATTCCTATTACTATGTTTTTTATAGGTTCTCAAATAAATAGTTTTAAAACTATTTATGAAGAAGCTTTGAGTTTCTCAAATATAACTATTGCAAATCATACATATTCACATGCAAATAACAGATATAAAAAATTTTATAGTGATCCTATTTTAGTAGTAGAAGATATAAAAAATGCAAACTCTATAATATCAAAAGATAGAGTTTCAAAAACATCATCAGCTTTTTTACCTGTTAGGCTTGCAGGTCGAAATGTTTTTAGACTTCCAAATATACAAAGAGATGATAATATGATACCTTTTCCTCAAAGAGAAACAGAGATTATAGGTTATGATAATATTTTTAAAGAGGGTTACTACATCTATGGTTGGGATCTTGAATGGCCATATGAATCAAATGGAAAACCTATGCAAACAGCTGAAGAGATTTTTGAAAAGATGGAAAAAATATATAAAAACAACTCTTCAATTAAGGAGAATAAAGTAATTTTATTGATGCATGATTTTATGTTTTCTCAAAAATTTAATGGAAAAGAGAATTTACAAACATTAATCCAACTCTTAAAAGATAATGATTGGAGTTTTGAAAATATTGAAAATTACTAA
- a CDS encoding BaiN/RdsA family NAD(P)/FAD-dependent oxidoreductase has translation MNKIYDLIVIGAGPAGIMASISAAKDKKKVLLLEKMPQIALKLKATGGGKCNLTNTLSKDDFIAKFGKSGRFIKDALESFTRDDLLEFFASIGVETIARDGFRIFPINHSSTIILDSLLNELIRLEVEVKTAIKIEEIKKSENIFNIKSENEEFKSKNLVLATGGLGYPTLGATGDGYTFASSLGHIITKTHPAMMPLFTKEKNFASCKADTIAKAILKVNIPKYKNLKLVGDLIFTKEGLRGPVILDFAREITPILASYDEVPLLINFLKGKNEEDIFQHIKNEISKNPTNTILQNLETLLASSVAKEILNICQIDENLRFKQIEGVKREKLVKTLAWTPFTIIGHDGFKQAMITRGGVSLKEIDSKTMQSKIVSGLYFCGELVDIDGPCGGYNLQWSFSSGYLAGKLRN, from the coding sequence TTGAACAAAATTTATGATTTAATAGTAATTGGTGCAGGACCAGCAGGAATAATGGCAAGTATAAGTGCTGCAAAAGATAAAAAGAAAGTTTTACTATTAGAAAAGATGCCACAAATTGCACTAAAATTAAAAGCAACAGGTGGTGGAAAATGTAATCTTACAAATACTTTATCAAAAGATGATTTTATAGCCAAATTTGGTAAAAGTGGAAGATTTATAAAAGATGCATTAGAAAGTTTTACAAGAGATGATTTATTGGAATTTTTTGCTTCTATTGGAGTTGAAACTATTGCAAGAGATGGTTTTAGAATTTTCCCCATAAATCATAGTTCAACTATAATTTTAGACTCTTTATTGAATGAACTTATAAGATTGGAAGTTGAAGTAAAAACAGCAATAAAGATAGAAGAAATTAAAAAATCTGAAAATATTTTTAATATAAAATCTGAAAATGAAGAGTTTAAATCAAAAAATTTAGTTCTAGCAACTGGAGGTTTAGGCTATCCAACTTTAGGAGCGACAGGAGATGGCTATACTTTTGCTTCGTCTTTGGGACATATTATTACAAAAACACATCCAGCTATGATGCCCCTTTTTACGAAGGAGAAAAATTTTGCTTCTTGTAAGGCTGATACAATTGCAAAAGCAATATTAAAAGTAAATATTCCAAAATATAAAAATTTAAAACTTGTTGGAGATTTGATTTTTACAAAAGAGGGGCTTAGAGGACCAGTTATTTTAGATTTTGCAAGAGAGATAACTCCTATATTGGCTAGTTATGATGAGGTTCCATTACTTATAAATTTTTTAAAAGGTAAAAACGAAGAGGATATTTTTCAACATATAAAAAATGAGATATCAAAAAATCCTACAAATACAATTTTGCAAAATCTTGAGACTTTGTTAGCTTCAAGTGTTGCAAAAGAGATTTTAAATATTTGTCAAATTGATGAAAATCTTAGGTTTAAACAAATAGAGGGAGTAAAAAGAGAAAAGCTTGTAAAAACTTTGGCTTGGACACCTTTTACAATTATCGGGCATGATGGTTTTAAACAAGCTATGATAACAAGAGGTGGAGTAAGTCTTAAAGAGATAGACTCAAAAACTATGCAAAGTAAAATTGTATCAGGGCTTTATTTTTGTGGAGAACTTGTAGATATTGATGGACCTTGTGGTGGATATAATCTACAATGGTCTTTTTCAAGTGGATATTTAGCTGGGAAATTGAGAAATTAA
- a CDS encoding primosomal protein N', with the protein MNYYEVAILKSPLENLTYQSEDFIEEGDLVEVILANRKNSNQAVIIKKVEKPEFKCSDILKVTDFYYSSFMLEIADFISKYYVCSLGQSLSIFQYFDKNIKYENRKIEFKKEISLSSFQQEAKEFLDSKKQSLLFAKTGAGKTEIYIKTIKEILSLDKQAVFLMPEISLTPQMQKRLEEVFGNSIAIWHSKVGVKKRKEILQNLQNGTIKLIAGARSALFLPYKDLGLIIVDEEHDDSYKSDQTPRYNAKDLSIFIAKKFDLKLILGSATPSINSFHKIAYFELDKTFYETQKRYIFENLSQKISQNTLKKIEDTIKNGNQTIVFLPTRANFKHQICFDCGKSVECPFCSVSMSLHKNDLALKCHYCGFAQKIPEFCPSCKTGIIKNHRVGTAEIEEILKEEFPKNVIKRFDTDTIKNEKILKTTLEEFNENKIDVLVGTQMLSKGHDYHNVKLAVVLGIDSLLNMNSYKAREKALSLLIQIAGRSGRNGFGEVLIETKNEDFFKHYLEESNYLEFLQSELEFRKDLYPPFVKLARVVLSSTNGLKIKDELSQIVKYLKTIKDIEVVGFGECAIFKIANKYRYEILIRSKNSKELLKALHSIKSAHILIDMDTIY; encoded by the coding sequence ATGAACTATTATGAAGTAGCTATTTTAAAATCTCCTTTAGAAAATCTTACTTATCAAAGTGAAGATTTTATAGAAGAGGGAGACTTAGTTGAAGTTATTTTAGCAAATAGAAAAAACTCAAATCAAGCTGTTATTATAAAAAAAGTAGAAAAACCAGAGTTTAAATGTAGTGATATTTTAAAAGTAACAGATTTCTATTATAGCTCTTTTATGTTAGAAATAGCAGATTTTATAAGTAAGTATTATGTTTGTTCTTTGGGGCAAAGTTTATCTATTTTTCAATACTTTGACAAAAATATCAAGTATGAAAATAGAAAAATAGAGTTTAAAAAAGAGATAAGTTTATCAAGTTTTCAGCAAGAAGCAAAAGAGTTTTTAGATAGTAAAAAACAATCTTTACTTTTTGCAAAAACTGGTGCTGGAAAGACTGAAATATATATAAAAACTATAAAAGAGATTTTAAGTTTAGATAAACAAGCTGTTTTTTTGATGCCAGAAATCTCTCTTACTCCTCAAATGCAAAAAAGACTTGAAGAGGTTTTTGGAAACAGTATTGCAATTTGGCACTCAAAAGTAGGAGTTAAAAAGAGAAAAGAGATTTTACAAAATCTTCAAAATGGAACAATAAAATTAATCGCAGGAGCTAGATCAGCACTTTTTTTACCATACAAAGATTTAGGGTTAATTATAGTTGATGAAGAGCATGATGATTCATATAAAAGTGATCAAACTCCAAGATATAATGCAAAAGATTTGAGTATTTTTATAGCTAAAAAATTTGATTTAAAACTCATTTTAGGAAGTGCAACACCTTCTATAAATAGTTTTCATAAGATAGCATATTTTGAACTAGATAAAACTTTTTATGAAACACAAAAAAGATATATTTTTGAAAACTTAAGCCAAAAAATCTCACAAAATACACTTAAAAAGATTGAAGATACAATAAAAAATGGTAATCAAACAATAGTTTTTTTACCAACAAGAGCAAATTTTAAGCATCAAATCTGTTTTGATTGTGGGAAAAGTGTTGAGTGCCCGTTTTGTAGTGTTTCTATGAGTTTACATAAAAATGATTTAGCTTTAAAGTGTCATTATTGTGGTTTTGCCCAAAAAATTCCAGAATTTTGCCCATCTTGTAAAACTGGGATTATTAAAAATCATAGGGTTGGAACTGCAGAAATAGAAGAGATTTTAAAAGAAGAGTTCCCTAAAAATGTTATAAAAAGATTTGATACAGATACGATAAAAAATGAAAAAATTTTAAAAACAACACTTGAAGAGTTTAATGAGAATAAAATTGATGTTTTAGTTGGCACTCAAATGCTTTCAAAAGGGCATGATTATCATAATGTAAAATTAGCTGTTGTTTTAGGAATTGATAGTTTACTAAATATGAACTCTTACAAAGCAAGAGAAAAAGCTCTATCTTTACTTATTCAAATAGCTGGTAGAAGTGGAAGAAATGGTTTTGGAGAGGTATTAATAGAGACAAAAAATGAAGATTTTTTCAAACACTATTTAGAAGAGTCAAATTATTTAGAGTTTTTACAAAGTGAATTAGAGTTTAGAAAGGATTTATATCCACCTTTTGTAAAATTGGCAAGAGTGGTACTCTCTTCAACAAATGGTTTAAAAATAAAAGATGAGTTAAGCCAAATTGTAAAATATTTAAAAACTATAAAAGATATTGAAGTTGTAGGTTTTGGAGAGTGTGCAATTTTTAAAATAGCAAATAAATATAGGTATGAAATTTTGATTCGTTCAAAAAATTCAAAAGAGCTTTTAAAAGCACTTCACTCAATAAAATCAGCACATATTTTAATAGATATGGATACAATTTATTAA
- a CDS encoding tetrahydrodipicolinate N-succinyltransferase N-terminal domain-containing protein, producing MINTKEDFKELVLDIEKQNWYKKPLAFGIARLSCGVLDKNLILEASFPVVNWNENSGSGAIFLKAIKESGFEIDTSKSEAIFPLTDTFLTFCIEAYKPFYEEKEQHKNLQLISTLASLPIDSGLNPDDFRVVFIFEDKKPQSVEAIYLKLISKHSKKVDEPNLEGIEDILTNCAWIDSVPVELEWLRKNEILLKVANKFPKIDYVGKYSKFLKHIIPENNETACKASLLK from the coding sequence ATGATAAACACAAAAGAGGATTTTAAAGAGCTTGTTTTAGATATAGAGAAACAAAATTGGTATAAAAAACCTTTAGCTTTTGGAATTGCAAGATTGAGTTGTGGAGTTTTAGATAAAAATCTTATACTTGAAGCTAGTTTTCCAGTTGTAAATTGGAATGAAAATAGTGGAAGTGGAGCAATTTTTTTAAAAGCCATAAAAGAGAGTGGATTTGAGATAGATACAAGTAAAAGTGAAGCTATTTTTCCTTTGACAGATACTTTTTTGACATTTTGTATTGAAGCCTATAAACCTTTTTATGAAGAGAAAGAGCAACATAAAAATCTTCAATTAATATCAACTTTAGCATCTTTACCAATAGATAGTGGATTAAATCCTGATGATTTTAGAGTTGTATTTATTTTTGAAGATAAGAAACCACAAAGTGTTGAAGCTATTTATTTAAAACTTATTTCAAAACATAGTAAAAAAGTAGATGAACCAAATCTTGAAGGAATTGAAGATATTCTTACAAATTGTGCTTGGATTGATAGTGTTCCTGTTGAACTTGAATGGTTAAGAAAGAATGAGATTTTGTTAAAAGTTGCTAATAAATTTCCAAAAATAGATTATGTTGGAAAATATTCTAAATTCTTAAAACATATAATCCCTGAAAATAATGAAACTGCTTGTAAGGCTAGTTTATTAAAATAG
- a CDS encoding helix-turn-helix domain-containing protein gives MTQRDMAGYIGVTPVTLRNWRREKPKLYEIVMKGFAFEEAVKKAQENANELKALEEKFKVKK, from the coding sequence ATGACTCAAAGAGATATGGCTGGATATATTGGAGTAACTCCTGTAACATTAAGAAACTGGCGAAGAGAAAAACCAAAACTGTACGAAATTGTTATGAAAGGTTTTGCATTTGAAGAAGCAGTAAAAAAGGCACAAGAAAATGCAAATGAATTAAAAGCTTTGGAAGAGAAATTTAAAGTAAAAAAATGA
- a CDS encoding ABC-F family ATP-binding cassette domain-containing protein encodes MIELINIKKSYPTQDLYQDLNLRLNKGDKVGLVGRNGTGKSTLFKLILGEEQADSGDIALPKNYKIGALKQYFDFTEKTLVDETALALGEDDKYNIYKAEKILFGLGFSEEDLQKEPKSFSGGYQIRINLAKLLLTEPNMLLLDEPTNYLDILSIRWLREFLKSFDGEVILITHDRDFMNSVCTHTMGIIRKNAFIIQGSTSKFFEQLSANEEHYEKQKIAQEKKIKDLEEFIAKNKARAATATLAQSKVKILEKMDILEDIEYDKDLSFDFNYKDTSAKFLVEVKDLSFGYTKDNTLFKDITFALSRGETLGIIGKNGKGKSTLLNVIAGELKAQSGSVDYHPSTVFGHFGQTNINHLNLNNTIIEEIQSVNNKIPEPVIRNICGIMMFSGDNAKKKISLLSGGEKSRVMLGKIIAKDVNLLFLDEPTNHLDIESIEALTTAIKEFQGSSIIVTHSEELLRAVCDRLIVFTNDGADYFNGTYDEFLEKIGWGDDIDDKKPAKKEIKSDKPKINKKESKKLRAELVAKKSQDLKPLKAELEELEKKASTLFGIDKTKVENSILEIMQKIESINSEFEEKMSEL; translated from the coding sequence ATGATAGAGCTAATAAATATAAAAAAATCATATCCAACACAAGATTTATATCAAGATTTAAACTTACGGTTAAATAAAGGTGATAAGGTTGGATTAGTTGGGCGAAATGGTACAGGAAAATCAACACTTTTTAAACTTATTCTTGGTGAAGAACAAGCTGATAGTGGGGATATCGCACTTCCAAAAAACTATAAAATAGGTGCTTTAAAGCAATATTTTGATTTCACTGAAAAAACTTTGGTAGATGAAACAGCATTAGCCCTTGGTGAAGATGATAAGTACAATATTTACAAAGCTGAGAAAATATTATTTGGTCTTGGTTTTAGTGAAGAGGATTTACAAAAAGAGCCAAAAAGTTTTTCAGGTGGTTACCAAATAAGAATAAATCTAGCAAAACTACTTTTAACTGAACCAAATATGTTACTTCTTGATGAGCCTACAAACTACTTGGATATTTTATCTATAAGATGGCTTAGAGAGTTTTTAAAAAGTTTTGACGGGGAAGTTATACTTATAACTCACGATAGAGATTTTATGAATAGTGTTTGTACCCATACTATGGGGATTATTAGAAAAAATGCTTTTATTATTCAAGGTAGTACGAGCAAGTTTTTTGAGCAGTTAAGTGCAAATGAGGAGCATTATGAAAAACAAAAAATAGCTCAAGAGAAAAAAATTAAAGACCTTGAAGAGTTTATAGCTAAAAATAAAGCAAGAGCAGCAACAGCAACTTTAGCTCAATCAAAAGTAAAAATCTTAGAGAAAATGGATATTTTAGAAGATATTGAGTACGACAAAGATTTAAGCTTTGATTTTAATTATAAAGATACAAGTGCTAAATTCTTAGTTGAAGTAAAAGATTTAAGTTTTGGATATACAAAAGATAATACTCTATTTAAAGATATAACTTTTGCACTTAGTAGAGGTGAAACTTTAGGAATTATTGGGAAAAATGGTAAAGGAAAATCAACACTTTTAAATGTAATTGCCGGAGAATTAAAAGCACAAAGTGGTAGTGTAGATTATCATCCAAGTACAGTTTTTGGACATTTTGGACAGACAAATATAAATCATTTAAATCTAAATAATACAATTATTGAAGAGATACAAAGTGTAAATAACAAAATTCCAGAGCCAGTTATACGAAATATTTGTGGAATTATGATGTTTAGTGGAGATAATGCAAAGAAAAAAATATCACTTTTATCTGGAGGTGAAAAAAGTAGAGTAATGTTAGGGAAAATTATTGCAAAAGATGTAAATTTACTTTTCCTTGATGAGCCTACAAATCACCTTGATATTGAGTCAATAGAAGCACTTACAACTGCTATAAAAGAGTTCCAAGGTTCAAGTATTATTGTAACACACAGTGAAGAATTATTAAGAGCTGTTTGTGATAGATTGATAGTATTTACAAATGATGGTGCAGATTATTTTAATGGAACTTATGATGAGTTTTTAGAAAAAATAGGTTGGGGTGATGATATTGATGATAAAAAACCAGCTAAAAAAGAGATTAAAAGTGATAAACCAAAGATAAATAAGAAAGAGAGTAAAAAACTAAGAGCTGAACTTGTGGCTAAAAAAAGCCAAGATTTAAAACCTTTAAAAGCAGAGCTTGAAGAGTTAGAAAAGAAAGCTTCTACACTCTTTGGAATTGATAAAACAAAAGTTGAAAACTCTATTTTGGAGATTATGCAAAAAATAGAGAGTATTAATAGTGAATTTGAAGAGAAGATGAGTGAGCTTTAA